A region of Solibacillus isronensis DNA encodes the following proteins:
- a CDS encoding YjfB family protein, with the protein MGIALLSMALGQSHVQQQASMSVMKMAMRNAEQQGAAIQELMSTTNAAAIQQAAQPHLGGNIDLKA; encoded by the coding sequence GTGGGTATCGCATTACTATCAATGGCGTTAGGTCAAAGTCACGTTCAGCAACAAGCTTCGATGTCAGTCATGAAAATGGCAATGAGAAATGCTGAGCAGCAAGGTGCAGCGATTCAGGAATTAATGAGTACGACTAACGCAGCGGCTATTCAACAAGCAGCTCAGCCGCATTTGGGTGGAAACATTGATTTAAAAGCGTGA
- a CDS encoding flagellar protein FlaG encodes MRIDGTSISMPSMTQKSGEGQPPRPAQTDIITQQSQPTVEKKDTKEKLEQAIDSLNEFFTINNSELKFVFHEGLDTYYAQLINSETEEVIREIPSKKVLDVFYEMQKLVGMIVDKKI; translated from the coding sequence ATGCGAATTGACGGAACAAGTATTTCAATGCCTAGCATGACACAAAAATCGGGAGAAGGACAACCACCGCGTCCTGCACAGACAGATATCATTACCCAACAAAGTCAACCAACAGTAGAAAAAAAAGATACGAAAGAAAAACTGGAACAGGCGATTGATTCATTGAATGAGTTTTTCACAATTAATAATAGTGAATTGAAGTTTGTATTCCATGAAGGGCTAGATACTTATTACGCACAGCTTATAAACTCGGAAACTGAAGAGGTTATCCGCGAAATTCCTTCGAAAAAAGTGCTTGATGTGTTTTATGAAATGCAAAAGCTCGTTGGGATGATTGTCGATAAAAAAATATAA
- the fliD gene encoding flagellar filament capping protein FliD, giving the protein MSTMRIGGLASGMDIDSIVEKLMVAERMPMDKLEQQKQIYEWQRDAYRDVNKKMTTLDTYIADNFILKSLNTKTATSSNSDLVSAVATGSASGSLTIESVSQLAKAARGIGTPINQTSSTKLKELFNGPGETMPTNFTLSAINTQGKLGEEISIVIDENITLSEFITKINGSNAGVSALFENGQLSITAKNTGKAVEEDGVTLTDAMTTDTNGLKLFAKLGLNNLVTEEGQNAEFQVNGIATERTTNAFSINGYNITLKSTFKNKDTQDKLIKEAKETLTLATQSLKETINSLAKTYNVTLSGSPDNPTILKEQLDAVQKKIESKINEHRQNSEDTTKSPEERAAAENKRIEAESAANLLNTKDGEYNDSVAALTNLESTTTITANPVTMTSSTNVDEIMTKVKEFVATYNGFITDLTAQTKQPKYRDYQPLTELQKKEMEAKDIENWETRAKSGLLRNDSILTSGLSSLRGLVYQTNHAVTNQKYNALYTIGIGTSKDYNSGGTLEIDETKLRKALEEDPDAVVQLLTMSGEKSASITKADGSTGTGDTRGFMRKIRDEMDVIEKKIDERAGRGSMTETQYTLGKYLRNVNQSLDSWKDKLTKIEDRYWKQFGAMESMINKANSQSASLMSQYY; this is encoded by the coding sequence ATGTCAACGATGCGTATTGGCGGTCTGGCATCAGGTATGGATATAGATAGTATTGTAGAAAAATTAATGGTTGCTGAGCGAATGCCGATGGACAAGCTTGAGCAGCAAAAGCAAATTTATGAATGGCAGCGCGATGCCTACCGTGACGTCAATAAAAAGATGACGACATTGGATACGTATATTGCCGATAATTTTATTTTAAAAAGTTTAAATACAAAAACGGCGACAAGCTCGAATTCGGATTTGGTTTCGGCGGTTGCTACTGGTTCGGCTTCAGGATCGTTAACAATTGAAAGTGTATCCCAACTAGCTAAAGCTGCAAGGGGGATTGGTACGCCAATTAATCAAACGAGCAGTACAAAGTTAAAAGAATTATTTAATGGGCCCGGGGAAACGATGCCAACGAATTTTACTCTAAGTGCAATTAATACTCAAGGGAAATTGGGCGAAGAAATATCAATCGTAATTGATGAGAATATAACTTTAAGTGAATTTATTACAAAAATAAATGGTAGTAATGCAGGTGTTTCTGCTTTATTCGAAAATGGACAGTTATCGATTACTGCTAAAAACACAGGTAAGGCAGTTGAAGAGGACGGTGTGACGCTAACAGATGCGATGACAACAGATACAAATGGTTTGAAGTTATTTGCAAAATTAGGCCTTAATAATTTAGTTACGGAAGAAGGCCAAAATGCAGAGTTTCAAGTAAACGGAATCGCAACAGAACGTACAACAAATGCTTTTTCGATAAACGGTTACAATATTACATTGAAATCTACTTTTAAAAATAAAGATACACAAGATAAACTCATTAAGGAAGCAAAAGAAACGTTAACTCTGGCAACACAAAGCTTAAAGGAAACAATAAACTCATTAGCGAAAACCTATAATGTTACATTATCCGGTTCACCAGATAATCCAACTATTCTAAAAGAACAACTGGATGCTGTTCAAAAGAAAATCGAAAGTAAAATTAATGAGCACCGTCAAAATAGTGAAGATACAACTAAAAGTCCCGAAGAAAGGGCAGCTGCTGAAAATAAGCGAATTGAGGCAGAGTCGGCTGCAAATCTCCTTAACACAAAAGATGGAGAATACAATGACTCTGTGGCTGCGCTGACTAACTTAGAAAGCACAACAACTATAACAGCAAACCCTGTAACAATGACTTCGTCTACAAACGTCGACGAAATCATGACCAAAGTAAAAGAATTCGTCGCAACATATAATGGCTTCATTACTGATTTGACTGCTCAAACAAAACAGCCGAAATACCGCGATTATCAGCCATTGACAGAGCTGCAAAAAAAAGAGATGGAAGCAAAAGATATTGAAAATTGGGAAACACGCGCGAAAAGTGGTTTATTGCGCAATGACTCCATTCTTACAAGCGGTCTTTCATCACTTCGTGGTCTTGTATACCAGACAAACCATGCTGTTACCAACCAAAAGTACAATGCTCTGTACACAATCGGAATCGGTACTTCAAAAGATTACAACAGTGGTGGTACGCTTGAAATCGATGAAACGAAACTGCGTAAAGCATTAGAGGAAGATCCAGATGCAGTGGTGCAATTACTGACGATGAGCGGCGAGAAATCTGCATCAATTACAAAAGCTGATGGGTCCACAGGAACTGGCGATACACGCGGATTTATGCGGAAAATCCGAGATGAGATGGACGTTATCGAAAAGAAAATTGATGAACGTGCAGGTCGTGGCTCAATGACGGAAACGCAGTATACGTTAGGAAAATATTTACGTAATGTTAATCAGAGTCTCGATTCGTGGAAAGACAAGTTGACGAAGATTGAAGATCGCTACTGGAAGCAATTCGGTGCGATGGAATCGATGATTAACAAAGCGAACAGTCAATCAGCGTCATTGATGAGTCAGTATTATTAA
- a CDS encoding flagellar protein FliT, producing MAVEQQLLQVSAKLFKKLGEVAQTEDRDTLLKMVDELLEERGQLIASLQQENIQLSKTNPQHALLQELDKGIQERLAAIMGEIRQDMKNVQTAKKSEVQYNNPYASVRVMDGKYYDQKK from the coding sequence ATGGCGGTGGAACAACAATTACTTCAAGTTTCCGCAAAGCTGTTTAAGAAGCTTGGGGAAGTGGCACAAACAGAAGACCGCGATACGTTATTAAAAATGGTTGATGAGCTGTTGGAAGAGCGCGGCCAGCTCATTGCCTCCCTTCAGCAGGAAAATATTCAGCTGTCCAAAACGAATCCGCAGCATGCATTGTTGCAAGAGCTCGACAAAGGAATTCAAGAACGCCTAGCAGCAATCATGGGCGAAATTAGACAGGATATGAAAAATGTTCAGACAGCAAAGAAAAGTGAAGTGCAGTATAATAACCCGTATGCGTCCGTTCGTGTCATGGACGGGAAGTACTACGATCAAAAGAAATAA
- the fliS gene encoding flagellar export chaperone FliS gives MTVQTAAAFNAYKQNSVTTASPGELTLMLYNGCLKFLTRAKKAIDEKNIEEKNTNIQKAQAIISELMSTLNTDLEVSKQMIPLYDYMNRRLMEANINNDSTIIVEVEGLVTEFRDTWKEVIKITRQQQYGTAGQV, from the coding sequence ATGACAGTTCAAACAGCAGCTGCTTTTAATGCATATAAACAAAACAGTGTGACAACGGCGTCACCGGGGGAGCTTACATTAATGCTATACAATGGCTGCCTGAAATTTTTAACGAGAGCAAAAAAAGCGATTGACGAAAAAAATATCGAAGAAAAAAACACAAACATCCAAAAGGCACAGGCGATTATTTCGGAGCTGATGTCAACTTTAAATACAGATTTGGAAGTATCCAAGCAAATGATTCCATTGTACGACTATATGAACCGCCGCTTAATGGAAGCGAATATTAACAACGACTCTACGATTATCGTAGAAGTCGAAGGCCTCGTAACAGAATTCCGCGACACCTGGAAAGAAGTTATCAAAATTACACGCCAGCAGCAATACGGTACAGCTGGACAAGTTTAA
- a CDS encoding competence protein ComK, protein MYRNSLYDACVLKPKFDQFNNLYTLIVTPAGYKKVPFTPMQLLDMELKQHGSSLKGAKEAAKAVITSNSVNPIMIPRSRLSHFWFPTEAMRNIEDCMYFALHHVDDIKPHLENHSVVILTNNERIIVPVSYSKLNKQWMKAKDYCSTTLIKQFYRDPVSSNAEQQIMLKCAEIYEEYVIH, encoded by the coding sequence ATGTATAGAAATTCCTTGTATGATGCCTGTGTATTAAAGCCTAAATTCGATCAGTTCAATAATCTTTATACGCTTATAGTCACTCCGGCTGGTTATAAAAAAGTGCCGTTCACACCGATGCAATTGCTGGATATGGAGCTGAAACAACATGGTTCCAGCTTAAAAGGCGCTAAGGAAGCGGCAAAAGCGGTCATTACCTCCAATTCTGTTAACCCGATCATGATTCCGAGGTCTCGGCTATCTCATTTTTGGTTTCCGACAGAGGCGATGCGTAATATCGAAGATTGTATGTACTTTGCATTGCATCATGTCGATGATATCAAGCCGCATTTGGAAAATCATTCAGTTGTCATTTTAACAAATAATGAAAGAATTATAGTGCCTGTATCGTACAGTAAACTGAATAAGCAGTGGATGAAGGCAAAAGATTATTGTTCGACAACCTTAATAAAGCAATTTTACAGGGATCCTGTATCTTCAAATGCCGAGCAACAAATTATGTTAAAATGTGCAGAAATATATGAAGAGTATGTAATCCACTAA
- a CDS encoding PilZ domain-containing protein yields the protein MAFKRTEGFRFTFGVPIEANFTELINGKQEQLEVIKYPCEIIDVSPHGMKMFSSREIGENNNNLVQLELEFILDEVLIKAIGDIVWKKKYGGKFQYGLIFENQPGIEELIVSELKVRRKKEVGRN from the coding sequence ATGGCGTTTAAACGCACAGAAGGATTTCGCTTTACTTTTGGGGTCCCGATCGAAGCAAATTTTACCGAATTGATCAATGGAAAACAGGAACAATTAGAGGTGATAAAATACCCTTGTGAAATCATTGATGTGAGCCCACATGGCATGAAAATGTTTTCTTCTCGGGAAATTGGTGAAAATAATAATAACCTGGTGCAGTTGGAACTGGAATTCATTTTAGACGAAGTATTGATTAAGGCCATTGGAGACATCGTATGGAAGAAGAAGTACGGCGGTAAGTTTCAATATGGTTTGATCTTCGAAAATCAGCCAGGTATTGAAGAATTAATCGTCAGTGAGTTAAAAGTTCGTCGCAAAAAAGAAGTCGGACGTAATTAA
- the hpf gene encoding ribosome hibernation-promoting factor, HPF/YfiA family has translation MLKFNIRGENIEVTPAIRDYVENKIEKVERYFNEDLNANANVNLKVYNDKQTKVEVTIPMKNLTLRAEERHNDMYAAVDLIVDKLERQIRKHKTKVNRKFRDREGTGIYFANVTSQMEANAESSEDEYTIVRTKQFDLKPMDQEEAVLQMNMLGHDFYIFTDAETDGTNIVYKRKDGKYGLIETN, from the coding sequence ATGCTAAAGTTTAACATTCGTGGTGAAAATATTGAGGTAACTCCAGCGATTCGTGATTACGTGGAGAACAAAATTGAAAAGGTAGAACGCTATTTCAATGAGGATCTTAACGCGAACGCTAACGTCAACTTGAAGGTTTATAATGATAAACAAACAAAAGTAGAAGTGACGATTCCGATGAAAAACTTAACGCTGCGTGCCGAAGAGCGTCATAACGACATGTATGCGGCTGTTGACTTAATTGTCGATAAGCTGGAACGCCAAATCCGTAAACATAAAACAAAAGTAAACCGTAAATTCCGTGATCGCGAAGGTACAGGTATTTACTTTGCCAATGTGACATCCCAAATGGAAGCGAACGCAGAGTCTTCAGAGGATGAATATACAATCGTTCGTACGAAGCAATTTGATCTGAAACCAATGGATCAGGAAGAGGCCGTTCTACAAATGAACATGCTGGGCCATGATTTCTATATCTTCACAGATGCAGAAACAGACGGCACAAACATCGTTTACAAACGTAAAGACGGTAAGTACGGTTTAATTGAAACAAACTAA
- the secA gene encoding preprotein translocase subunit SecA, with protein MANILNKLFDFNKKEVKRLEKIADKVEALAGQFESLSDDALKAKTEEFKNRFQNGETVDALLPEAFATIREASRRVLGMFPFRVQIMGAAALNEGNIAEMKTGEGKTLTSTMSVYLNALTGKGVHVVTVNEYLASRDATEMGELYNWLGLTVGLNLNSLSKDEKREAYAADITYSTNNELGFDYLRDNMVLYKEDRVQRPLYYAVIDEVDSILIDEARTPLIISGQAGKSAQLYVQSNAFARMLKQDEDYNYEESTKGVTLTEQGIEKAERAFGIDNLFDLTHVRLNHAINQSLKAHASMHKDVDYVVQDGEVVIVDGFTGRLMKGRRYSDGLHQAIEAKEGLEIQNESMTMATVTFQNYFRMYEKLSGMTGTAKTEEEEFRNIYNMQVVAIPTNKPIARDDRPDLIFATMEGKFKAVAEDIAERHRLGQPVLVGTVAIETSEIISKYLTKFKIPHNVLNAKNHEREAEIILNAGQKGAVTIATNMAGRGTDIKPGEGVLEIGGLAVIGTERHESRRIDNQLRGRSGRQGNPGVTQFYLSLEDELMRRFGSDKMKTMMTRLGMDDTQPIQSGMVSKAVESAQKRVEGNNFDARKRLLQYDDVLRQQREVIYKEREEVLDSENMRALVESMISQAIENQVALHTQGEKENWTLDALEDYIAANLLDEGDITKEQLENKSPEEMIAFISEKVTARYDEKEEAMTPERMREFEKVILLRSIDSKWIDHIDAMDQLRQGIHLRAYGQNDPLREYQQEGFAMFEDMVAAVREDVAKYALKAEIRSNLQREEVAKGQAVNPKEEGAAKPKKLPTRKAENIGRNDPCPCGSGKKYKSCHGVGQ; from the coding sequence ATGGCAAACATATTAAATAAATTATTTGATTTCAATAAAAAAGAAGTAAAGCGTTTAGAAAAGATTGCAGATAAAGTAGAAGCATTGGCAGGGCAGTTTGAAAGCCTTTCTGATGATGCATTAAAAGCGAAAACAGAAGAATTTAAAAACCGTTTCCAAAACGGGGAAACAGTCGACGCATTGTTGCCTGAAGCATTTGCGACAATTCGTGAAGCATCTCGCCGTGTTCTTGGCATGTTCCCGTTCCGCGTTCAGATTATGGGGGCGGCTGCATTAAATGAAGGAAATATCGCGGAGATGAAAACCGGTGAAGGTAAAACGTTAACGTCGACAATGTCCGTTTATTTAAATGCGCTTACTGGTAAGGGTGTTCATGTCGTAACAGTCAACGAATATTTAGCAAGCCGTGACGCGACTGAAATGGGAGAGTTATATAATTGGTTAGGCTTAACGGTCGGTCTGAACCTCAATAGCCTGTCAAAAGATGAGAAGCGCGAAGCTTATGCTGCGGATATTACCTATTCGACGAACAATGAACTTGGTTTTGACTATTTACGTGACAACATGGTGCTTTACAAAGAAGACCGTGTACAGCGTCCGCTTTATTATGCGGTAATCGATGAGGTTGACTCGATCTTAATCGATGAAGCGCGTACACCGTTAATCATTTCCGGACAAGCAGGAAAGTCTGCACAGCTATACGTACAGTCAAATGCATTTGCCCGTATGTTAAAGCAGGATGAAGACTATAACTATGAAGAATCAACAAAAGGCGTAACGTTGACAGAGCAAGGGATCGAAAAGGCGGAGCGTGCGTTTGGCATCGATAACTTATTCGATTTAACACATGTTCGTTTAAACCATGCGATCAACCAAAGCTTAAAAGCACATGCATCGATGCATAAAGATGTCGACTATGTTGTGCAGGACGGGGAAGTTGTAATCGTTGACGGCTTTACTGGTCGTTTAATGAAAGGCCGACGCTATTCAGATGGTTTACACCAGGCGATTGAAGCGAAAGAAGGTCTTGAGATTCAAAATGAATCGATGACAATGGCGACCGTTACATTCCAAAACTATTTCCGTATGTACGAGAAACTGTCTGGTATGACAGGTACAGCGAAAACAGAGGAAGAGGAATTCCGCAACATCTACAATATGCAGGTTGTAGCGATTCCTACGAACAAACCGATTGCGCGTGATGACCGTCCTGACCTTATCTTTGCAACGATGGAAGGCAAATTCAAAGCGGTTGCGGAAGATATCGCAGAGCGTCACCGTTTAGGTCAACCGGTACTGGTTGGTACGGTTGCAATCGAAACATCGGAAATCATTTCAAAATATTTAACGAAATTTAAAATTCCACATAACGTTTTAAACGCGAAAAACCATGAACGTGAAGCGGAAATTATTTTAAATGCCGGTCAAAAAGGTGCCGTTACGATTGCAACAAACATGGCCGGTCGTGGTACGGATATTAAACCGGGTGAAGGTGTACTGGAAATCGGCGGTTTAGCGGTAATTGGTACAGAGCGTCATGAATCACGCCGTATCGATAATCAGCTTCGTGGTCGTTCTGGTCGTCAAGGGAACCCGGGGGTAACGCAATTCTATCTTTCTTTAGAAGATGAATTAATGCGTCGCTTCGGTTCAGATAAAATGAAGACGATGATGACAAGACTTGGTATGGACGATACACAGCCGATCCAATCAGGTATGGTATCAAAAGCAGTAGAATCAGCACAAAAACGTGTTGAAGGAAATAACTTCGATGCACGTAAACGTCTATTACAATATGACGATGTACTTCGTCAGCAACGTGAAGTGATTTACAAAGAGCGTGAAGAAGTATTGGATTCGGAAAATATGCGTGCACTAGTAGAATCTATGATTTCTCAGGCAATCGAAAATCAAGTAGCCCTTCATACGCAAGGCGAGAAGGAAAACTGGACACTGGATGCACTTGAAGACTACATCGCAGCAAATCTTTTAGATGAAGGCGATATTACGAAAGAGCAGCTTGAAAATAAATCACCAGAAGAAATGATTGCGTTCATCTCTGAAAAAGTGACAGCGCGCTATGATGAAAAAGAAGAAGCGATGACACCAGAGCGTATGCGTGAATTCGAAAAGGTTATTTTACTGCGTTCAATCGACTCGAAATGGATTGACCATATCGATGCAATGGACCAGTTACGTCAAGGGATTCACTTACGAGCTTACGGTCAAAACGATCCATTACGCGAATACCAGCAAGAAGGTTTCGCAATGTTCGAAGATATGGTCGCAGCTGTGCGTGAAGATGTAGCGAAGTACGCATTAAAAGCGGAAATCCGCAGCAACCTGCAACGCGAAGAAGTAGCAAAAGGCCAAGCTGTTAACCCGAAAGAAGAAGGTGCAGCGAAACCCAAAAAACTACCAACACGCAAAGCAGAAAACATCGGACGCAACGACCCATGCCCATGCGGCAGCGGCAAGAAATACAAATCATGCCACGGCGTAGGCCAATAA
- the prfB gene encoding peptide chain release factor 2 (programmed frameshift), whose protein sequence is MELADVRNALENTATKLADFRGSLDLENKEARIQELDELMLEPEFWNNQNGAQAIINESNGIKAVVNEYKELVDTQENLEMTLELLREEPDAELQEELGKELAEFQSKMEDFELQMLLSEPYDKNNAILELHPGAGGTESQDWGSMLLRMYTRWAEKRGFKVTTIDYLPGDEAGIKSVTLQISGHNAYGYLKAEKGVHRLVRISPFDSSGRRHTSFVSCDVMPEFNDEIEIDIRTEDLKVDTYRATGAGGQHINTTDSAVRITHLPTGVVVQCQSERSQIKNRDAAMKMLKSKLYQLEIEKQQAQLDEIRGEQKEIGWGSQIRSYVFHPYSMVKDHRTSAETGNVGAVMDGDLDIFITAYLRSKISY, encoded by the exons ATGGAATTAGCAGATGTGCGTAATGCACTCGAAAATACAGCTACAAAACTAGCGGACTTCAGGGGGTCTCTT GACTTAGAAAACAAAGAGGCTCGTATCCAGGAACTAGATGAACTTATGCTTGAACCAGAATTCTGGAACAACCAGAACGGCGCACAGGCAATTATTAACGAAAGCAACGGCATTAAAGCAGTTGTCAACGAATACAAAGAATTAGTCGACACACAGGAAAATCTCGAAATGACGCTCGAGCTTTTACGCGAAGAACCAGATGCAGAATTGCAGGAAGAACTAGGCAAAGAACTAGCCGAGTTCCAATCAAAAATGGAAGACTTTGAACTGCAAATGCTGTTATCAGAACCATACGATAAAAACAATGCCATTCTAGAACTGCATCCAGGTGCTGGTGGTACAGAGTCACAGGACTGGGGCTCGATGCTATTACGTATGTACACACGCTGGGCAGAGAAGCGCGGCTTTAAAGTAACGACAATCGACTATTTACCTGGTGATGAAGCCGGCATTAAATCGGTTACACTTCAAATTTCAGGCCATAATGCGTACGGCTATTTGAAAGCAGAAAAAGGCGTACACCGTCTAGTACGTATTTCACCGTTCGATTCATCAGGTCGCCGTCATACATCGTTCGTTTCATGTGATGTTATGCCGGAATTCAATGACGAAATCGAAATCGATATTCGAACAGAAGATCTGAAAGTCGATACGTACCGCGCAACTGGTGCCGGTGGTCAGCATATTAACACGACCGACTCGGCTGTACGTATTACCCATCTTCCAACAGGTGTCGTTGTACAATGTCAGTCTGAGCGTTCACAAATTAAAAACCGTGATGCAGCAATGAAAATGCTGAAGTCGAAGCTGTATCAGCTGGAAATTGAAAAGCAGCAGGCACAGCTGGATGAAATTCGTGGAGAACAGAAGGAAATCGGCTGGGGCTCGCAAATTCGTTCATATGTGTTCCATCCGTATTCAATGGTAAAAGATCATCGAACAAGTGCAGAAACAGGGAATGTAGGCGCTGTAATGGATGGCGATCTTGATATATTCATTACTGCCTATTTACGTTCAAAAATCTCATATTAA
- a CDS encoding competence protein ComK, whose protein sequence is MISNLTQKSNYIISNSTFCLRSYQHRDKIHTAILDKYGQSTSPYKPLKIIRDTCRLHGSSYDASKYQARRFFGENKHKLPIMVAYDFGDPCILFPLFSPFSPQNIWLSLNPIINISEDGDNTLVTFVDNTEISLDINMKSFNQQYVRAAMYYKYLLLQRNAIL, encoded by the coding sequence ATGATTAGTAATTTAACACAAAAATCCAATTACATTATTTCTAACTCTACCTTCTGTTTGAGGTCCTATCAGCATCGAGATAAAATTCACACTGCTATTTTGGACAAGTACGGCCAATCTACATCTCCGTATAAACCTTTAAAAATTATTCGCGATACGTGTCGTCTGCATGGAAGTTCCTATGACGCAAGCAAATATCAGGCGAGACGATTTTTCGGAGAGAACAAACATAAATTACCGATAATGGTGGCCTATGATTTCGGGGATCCGTGCATTTTATTCCCGCTATTTTCGCCTTTTTCACCTCAAAATATTTGGTTATCCTTGAACCCTATTATTAATATTAGTGAAGACGGTGATAATACACTCGTAACTTTTGTGGATAATACTGAGATTAGTCTGGATATCAATATGAAATCTTTCAACCAGCAATATGTACGCGCTGCGATGTACTATAAATATCTGCTTTTACAGCGCAATGCCATCTTATAA
- a CDS encoding IDEAL domain-containing protein, protein MDKYYSYTDFLKAVSQQSTEHHAEKLLNEIYLDLFISRLQRMQRIEQLKLLIDTSLDQKNEQAFHSYTTELKELLETVS, encoded by the coding sequence ATGGATAAATATTATTCGTATACAGACTTTTTAAAAGCGGTTAGTCAGCAGTCCACTGAACATCATGCAGAGAAGCTATTGAATGAAATTTATTTAGATTTATTTATTAGTCGGTTGCAGCGGATGCAACGTATTGAACAATTAAAGTTACTTATCGATACATCGTTAGATCAAAAGAACGAACAAGCATTTCACAGCTATACTACAGAGTTAAAAGAGTTATTGGAAACTGTTTCTTAG